The genome window AAGATAAGAACCCAGAACTATCCTACCAGGGAACAGCCAACCGTGCCAATGAGATTGAATTTGACAAATTTTCCCGCGAAATTTCCGAGAAAAATCCAGATATTAAACAATCCTCACTCTACATAATGGCTGAAAATGGATTTCGCAAAAAATGGAAAAGGGAGCAGTTTACATCAGACGATGTAAGAAATGATTATCGTGATATGGGTTGGGAATGGCAACGAGCAAATAAAATTCGATAATTCGCTATGGTAGTTTCTAAACTACCATAGCGACTACCACTTACCATAGTAAAAAATTAGTATCCTATACACACGATACTAATTTTTTTATTTAATATAGGAGAAGTTCGATGACCAAACGTTTGAGTATCAACCTCACCAAGAACGACAAGGCAGCCTTAGCAAAATGGGCTGCGATGACTGGAGAAACCATGTCATCACTGGTGCGTCAATTATTGCGTCAAGAATTCCATCGCCTCAGGCTAATACCTATGGTAGGAAATCAGAAACGCAATATTGAACAACTTCCTATCAATCAAATATCTGATCACAATTTAGAATTGGAGTAAAAATCATGAATACGCTCAAAATAAAACCCATCACCGTGCCAGCAGCAATGGGTCAAATCACGAAGCGCATCCGCCGGATTCAAGAGCGGTATTTGCCTCTGCCCCTAATTATAACAGAAATGGGAGGTGTAGCATGAGTGAAACCAAAACTCCCAAATCCATCCAGCGATCTGTACTGATCTTAGACCATGACCCCAAAGTGATGAATCGCCTAATCTGTCTGATTGATGGTCATGCCTATGCCGCCACTTGGTTATACCTCCTGGTGATTGAGAAAGAAGTCGCCCCCGAAGGCGAAGAAAAGACGTCAACAGCTCCAACGACCAAGAGAAAGCTGAGCCTAGTGATCATAGATGAAAATGGTAAGTTTTACTGCGATGACCCAGATGTGAACTTTCCACCCCTGAGTTCACTTCGTATCGAAACTCATTTTAAGGATATGCCACCCAAACACAAACTGTGGTCTCCGGAGGGTGTGAAGCGGTACGCAGCGGGCTCTCGTCCGGATGCAGTGGATGTTTTTCGCCGGATTGTCGATATCATCACTACGTTTATTGACTTTGACCACAGTCTGGCAGATCAACAGACAATGGCAGAGCTAATTGCCTGCTATATCCTGGCAACCTGGTTTCTGGATGCCTTCACCGCGATTGGCTTTCTTTGGCCCAATGGACAGCGAGGTAGTGGAAAGACTCAACTATTGGTTCTGATCACAGAATTGGCCTATTTAGGTCAGTTGATCTTAGCTGGGGGCAGCTTCGCCAGTCTGCGCGATATGGCTGATCTTGGCGCCACCCTTGGATTTGATGATGCGGAGAACCTTTCTGGCACCCATCAAGTTGACCCTGACAAGCGTGCCTTGCTTTTGGCGGGTAACCGCAAGGGCAATACAGTTCCAGTAAAAGAACCTGCTGGGAAACGCGGCTGGCAAACCAGGTATGTCAATACATTCTGTGCTCGTATGTTTTCGGCGATCAAAATACCGGATCCAGTTTTGGCTAGCAGGACCATTACCATCCCGTTACTCCGTACGACAAATTACAAGAAAGCGAACGCCGATCCCCTGGATTACGTACTGTGGCCTCATGGCAAACAGCCGTTACTGGATGATCTTTGGGCCTTAGGTCTGACACATATCAAAGAACTGCAAAATTTGGAGCGTGAAATTAATCAGGTTGCGCGCCTTTCAGGAAGAAACTTGGAACCTTGGCGGGCAATCCTGGCCGTAGCATTATGGCTCGAAAAGCAAGGCATGAAGGGTATATGGCAGCGTTTGGATGAGCTTTCCTATCGATATTGTTTCGAGTTTCTTCCTGATCTCCAATCGGCGGACCTGACGCTGATTGTCCTGCGGGCAGTGATGGAATGTGCCAGCAATGCCGTCAGTGCCGGTAGTGCCAGTGAAGAGATGGTGTTTATAACCACGGAACAGATCACACAAGTGGCGAAATCGATTGTCGAGGACGAAGAAATCGCAATCGCACCCTTTAGTAAGGCAAAAGTCGGCAGCATCATGCGCTCGCTCCGATTTGAAAGCAAGCGCCCCAAAGGCAGCGAAGGGAGGGGATGGATTATCTCCCTAAAGGATATGGATGGATTATCTATGGCTTACGGAATTAACGTTTCATCCCTACTTGATTCGGACGGCACAACTGGCACTAATGGCACAAACGGAGCGCACCAAGTAATAAGTTTCGATGACCTCATAGCTCAATGGGAAGCTACTGGTCCAGACAACACGAAGCCTTGTTTCGCTTGTGGAAAAGTTGCTTGGCGCGAACGTCCTCCTGAGCAAGGTGGCAAATTGTATTGTAGTGTGTGTCACCCGAACGAAGTAGGCTACGAAAGAGAAGGTATTTTCTTCCTTCCTCAAAATTAACATCATTCAAAGGCAAAAATAAGAGGAGATTGATATGAGTACAACTAATTACCAACTACCTTCGATTACTTTCTCAACGCTCATGCGCGCACAGGAAGTTGCCGATATTCTCAATATAAAAACATCAACGGCTTATTCACTGATGCAACACGGTGACATCCCATCTGTTAAGGTCAGGGGTTCCGTGCGAGTACGACCTGAAGACCTGGCGAACTACATCCAGCAGATGCGGGTGAACACCCCCTAACTCGGCTTCAGGTTGGATGCGAAAGGGCTGCTTCCAAACTTGGAAAAAGCCCTTTCTTTTTACTTCAACAGCAGAACATAATTTCTGCTACAATATCAAGGAAGGCCAGCACCTTACCAACTGAATGGATAGGGATTGCTCGTTGTCTTTCCTTGATAACACTGAAAAAGGAGATGACAATGGCAAAGAAGATTCGTGGTCGTAATGAAGGTTCGATCCACCAGCGTTCAAATGGAACCTGGCGTGTGCAGATTTATCTGGATGGGAAACGTACCGGGAAAACCTTTAAAACCAAAGCCGAAGCGCAAAAC of Chloroflexota bacterium contains these proteins:
- a CDS encoding ribbon-helix-helix protein, CopG family — translated: MTKRLSINLTKNDKAALAKWAAMTGETMSSLVRQLLRQEFHRLRLIPMVGNQKRNIEQLPINQISDHNLELE
- a CDS encoding helix-turn-helix domain-containing protein — translated: MSTTNYQLPSITFSTLMRAQEVADILNIKTSTAYSLMQHGDIPSVKVRGSVRVRPEDLANYIQQMRVNTP